Below is a window of Sulfitobacter sp. SK012 DNA.
GGCCCCTTTTGGATGGTATTGCGCAACTATGGCCCCGGAGAGAGTATTTTGGACCGGACATATGATCTGCCCCCCGTTCGCATCATAGAGTGACGGCTTTCGACACGTGATTGCTATAGGTCGGGTGAGGTTAAGCTGTTCGGTGAGTTACACCCTTCAACTCAGTGTTGGGGGCACAATTTGGTAAAACTAACACGAAATATCTTAGCATATTCTTGGGTGCCAAAATACCGCTGGAATGACCCTCGCGCACCTGCGCTACGCGCTTACCCTGAAAATACCACCCAGAGTGAAGTGTTTTTCAAACCACGACCATGGCAATTGAAGCGGCCTCTAAAGGACAGCCTGATTGTCGTTGCAGAAACCAGTTCGCATTTACCTGCCAGCGCTCGTTAGGCAGCTACGAGGGGGGAGACGAACCCTTCGCGGATCACCTCTGGATCATAGGCCTTGCGCGCAAAGACTTGCCGCACCATCGGTTCGAAGTGTTCGAGCTTTTCATAGCGGTAATCGGGGTCAAAACTGGACTGATCCCAACGTTCGCAGAACTCTGAGCAGCTTGAGAAGCAAGGGTGATCCTTGAATTGATCCCGCGCGTTTCTGTCCCATCCGTAATGATGCCCGTAATAAAGCATCTGGAAAATTCCATGATGTTCGACAACCCATGCAACGTCCCATCGAACGAAAGGTCGGATCACTTCTGCAGAAAAACGGTCATGGTTCTGCGGGGCCAGTCCGTCGCCGATATCATGCAGCAATGTGCCGACGACCCAGTCAAGATCCGCCCCGCTGCGTTCTGCCCGCGTGGCCGATTGCAGCCCATGTTCCAGCCGGCTGATGTGGTAACCCTCGAGCGATACGTCACCTTGGCGGCGCAACTCATCCAACACGCGGTCAGCCGTCAAAGCCAAGTAGGGTTTTTCGAGCTTTTCAAGCATTGCATAGTCTTCTGCTGTGCCGTCCTTCATTTGAGTGAAACTAACCGTGTTTTTATCTGTCATTTCATGCACTCCTAATTGAACGGCGCTCTAAGAACGGATTGCTTTGACCTCTATCTTTGGCAAGACTTGACCAAAGCAGGCCGTAACGCAAGTCTACTACGTGCCGGACCGCGCGCGTCTCACTATATAGATCACCATACGAAGTATGGCGGACCAACCTATGCAAAAAAAGCAGCAAAAACATGCTGTGCGCGGTGCCACAAAAAGTAATATTGTTGCTACTGGATTAGCAGACGTTCTCCGAAGCCCAATGGCTAGACTGGGTGGTCAAGCTCCTCCACTTAGGCAAGGGCGCTGATATGGGCAAAATATTTCGGATCACGGCCCTCACATCAAAAGGCAAAAGATAGATGTTTTCATTTTCCAGTCCCCAAACCATCCATTTTGGGCGCGGCCAAAGCAAGCAAACCTCGACCTTAGCCAAGAGCTTTGGCAACTCCGCCCTTTTGGTTCATGGGGCGAATGCCAATCGAGCTGAATGGCTGGTGACCTCATGCAAAGAAGCTGGGCTATCAATCAAGACAATCAGTTGCCAAAACGAGCCGTCCTTGCCAGATATCCAAGCCGCTTTGGTCGCGTTTGACGGCTTTCGACCCGCAGTTGTAATTGCTCTGGGAGGCGGGTCAGTCATCGATTTTGCTAAGGCACTGGCAGCCCTAATCCCCTGCAGTGGACCTGCGGCCAACTATCTGGAAGTCGTGGGGGATGGCCGCGCACTAGAGCATCCACCAATCCCCATGATCGCACTTCCTACGACGGCGGGAACAGGTGCGGAGGTAACCAAAAACGCTGTCATTTCAGTGCCGGAACATGGCCTAAAGATCAGCCTGCGCGATCAAAGGATGATCCCAAAGATTGCAATCGTTGACGCAGGACTGATGCAGGGCGCGCCCCAAGATGTGACCCTTGCAGCCGGTTTGGACGCTGTAACGCAGGTGATTGAGCCATTCTTAAGTGTCAAATCCAACCCGATGACTGATGCTATTTGCCGTGCGGCGAT
It encodes the following:
- a CDS encoding HD domain-containing protein, coding for MTDKNTVSFTQMKDGTAEDYAMLEKLEKPYLALTADRVLDELRRQGDVSLEGYHISRLEHGLQSATRAERSGADLDWVVGTLLHDIGDGLAPQNHDRFSAEVIRPFVRWDVAWVVEHHGIFQMLYYGHHYGWDRNARDQFKDHPCFSSCSEFCERWDQSSFDPDYRYEKLEHFEPMVRQVFARKAYDPEVIREGFVSPLVAA
- a CDS encoding iron-containing alcohol dehydrogenase, with product MFSFSSPQTIHFGRGQSKQTSTLAKSFGNSALLVHGANANRAEWLVTSCKEAGLSIKTISCQNEPSLPDIQAALVAFDGFRPAVVIALGGGSVIDFAKALAALIPCSGPAANYLEVVGDGRALEHPPIPMIALPTTAGTGAEVTKNAVISVPEHGLKISLRDQRMIPKIAIVDAGLMQGAPQDVTLAAGLDAVTQVIEPFLSVKSNPMTDAICRAAIPVGLEVLREVVENDHPDSWDAMAWVSTCGGMALANAGLGAVHGFAGVIGGMTNTPHGEICGTLLPAVLDSHMRKAEKNTNIHERISWVLGLVDTHFANGREGCGIVELRRWSKGLGLRGLDDLGLSSEDHSSVAIAAANASSMKGNPFPLTHGEMVQILEAAS